AGAAGAACCGGTGCCAGAGTCAGAAGACGAAACTAGACAGCCGTTGTCTGCTGCTTCTTCCAACATGGAGAGACAAGGCAGCGTAGCCAATGAGAAGACCCATGAAGACACTGAGAGGTCTACAGAGCAGTCCAGCGGGATGGACAACTCCTACGCCGTCAAGAAGAGGCTGGCCATGCGTTTGAGCCGAGGGAAACGCGGCCCTCTAGGCTCGTCTGACTCGATCAGTTCCTCGATGGGTATGGGGAGTAGAGGCAGCACAGAGTCTGGCTATTTCTCTCGTTCTGAGAGCACTGAGCAGTCACAGGACAGCCCACCCAACGTAACCAAAAGTGCCAAAAgctatgcagagatcatcctggGGAAATATGGCCGTCTGGGCCACCTCCAGAGGATGTCCCGGCATCAGGACCAGCAGCCTTCTGGAAGCCAGGGACAGCAGGAGAAGAGCATCCCATTCACAGTGCCCAAGAAGCAGGTCATTGACCACATCACCAACCTCATCACCATCAATGAGGCTGTCGTGGACACAAGTAAGATCGACAGCGTCAAGCCCAGGAGGTTCTCTCTGTCTAGGAGAAGTAGCACAGAGTCTAAGGTTTCTTTATCTCTGAAAGAGTCGCCTGTAGTCCACCACAGCACCAACAACCCTGGAGACCCAGGCTTTAAGAGCAGTGGTTCCATCACTATGGGTGTTCCGTGTGAGAAGTTTCATCATCACCAGTCACTACACGTGGATTCAACGGCAGGCCAGACATCCACTTCCATGGCTCCTCTTCTGAGAAGCCTCTCTATGCCCTCTGCTGCTAGTTCAACTGATGCCTCCTCTGGCATCTGTCCACGAAACTTCCGCCTTAGCCAATCTTTCGATGAACGGTCTGAAACACAGTCTCGCCGCATTGGGATGCTACGACGCCAGCCTGCTATCGAACTACCCCCAGGTGCTGAATTCAATACAGAGGAACACAGTTTACACAGTAGCTCCGACACGCTCTACAATCACAATATGTCCGTCGTGCCTCCTGACCATAAGCAATGTCAACCAGAGCCGTACGAGTGTGAGACCTGTGGCGTTGGATGTAAGAACTGGGAAGGTTATAAGGCACACAAGAGAAGTCTTTGTATAGCACGACTTCCCCAAGAGAGTCTTGGTACAACAATATGTCAGCTGGACCGTTCACAGTTGATACACTATCCGATCAACAGACCAGGGGTTTTGGCAATGcgcaagagaaggaaagaggagagtttTGAATCTGATGAGCCATCCTCTCCTGTTTCTTTATCCATACCCACCTTGTCCACGTTGGTGCAAGGCAGAGACGAAAAAAGTGTAGCATGCAGTAGAAACTCATGGTCACGATTAGAGCAGGATTGGGGAGAGACATCGAAAGGTTTCTCAGTGATTCAACATACTAGTTCATTTGAGAAACAGGACACTTTGTTTACAGAGAGTCAAGGTAAAGAGGAGGAACATATTAAATTCCCATCTCATGAGGATGCGTCTCAAAAACAACAGGAACACTCGTCCAAACCAACACCTCGCAAACTGGTGCGCCAACGCAATGTTCAAGTCCCTGAGATATTCATCACTGAGGATTCCAACACCAATGTTATTGAGTCTATTCAGACACAATCAGAAATGGCCTCCCTAATGCCTAAACAGACCAAGAGAACAGAGGAGTTCCAGTGGCCACAGAGGAGCCTCACCCTGTCTGGGGTCCCCATCGAGAAGCTGCCCCCGAAGAAGAAACGAATTCGCCTTGCCGAGGCCGCCCAGTCTTCAGGGGAGTCCATGTCCAGCTTTGACTCCATCTCCCTGCCTCGCAGCCCCAGCCAGGACAGCTGTGCATCCCATGCATCTAGCCGCTCTGCATCCTTTGAGGAGTCCACCAGACCCGGAGACATGGAGACCCTGGCTGGGATaccattgaggaggtccagggccCCTAACATGTTGACCGTCCCAGGGCTGCATCATCACAAAAGGGAGATGCGGCGGTCGGCCTCAGAGCAAGCACCTTACGACCCACAGCAGCAATCTGTTTTGATGGCAATGTCAGAGATGCGAAGCAAGTCCTTTGACTACAGCAGTTTGTCCCCTGAGCGCTCGGCGGCCGGCTGGAGAGACAGACGCAAATGTCTCCTCATGAGACACACTCCGGTCAGGGacccagaggaggaggagcagcctGCCAAACCTGCAGAACTGAAGCTGAACCCCAGTTCCTGCATTATTGCCAAACACACAGCACTAAAGGTGAACAACCCTTCTCACTGCAGCCCCAGTCCTGACCCTGTCAGTCCCAGCACCTTATCTAGACAAAGCCCAGGTCCTCAACACCTTAGTTCGGCTGCTGGTTCCCCTCTGTCAGGCGAACCCACATCCTGTAACCCTGTGCAAACTCTTTGTGGAGAGCCTCCCTCACAATGGAAACTGGGTCAAAGTATTCAGTTGACTGGACATTGCTTTGAAGTTCTACCCTCTCAGAACTCTGTAGAATCTCCTGATCCCCTCCAGAGGGTAGCCCCATCACCCCTCTGTTCAGGGAAGCCTGTAATTATCTCCCTCCGTCCTGTCCACACCTACATCCACCCTGCCCAACCCCGCCCTGTCTAccctccccaccccctccccacccAGTGCCCATTAGGGATAGCTAGGGCCCACTACCTACCAATATCCACAGGCCTGAAGCTGGAGATTCCAGTCCCAACTCACAGTCATGATGGACATTCAGAGTTTGTAACACATCCTCCGCAGATCCTCCATCCTCACCCTAACATCACACTCAGCCCAGAGTTACTCCGGCCCTCCATATcaccagcagtagcagtagtccGGCTACAGGCAGACACCAACACCCTAGCCAGTGCCATATACACCACTCTGTCCCAAACCACAACATCTAGGTCCCAGGAACCTGTTTGTTCTGCATTAAACAGTGGCAWTAGAAATACCCCAACGTCTGAACATAACAGCCACCTGGTCATGACTCTGCCTGTAAGCAGCAAGAGGTTGTCTGAGACTCTGCTACCAGTCAGCCAGTTGACTCTGCCTCCAGGCAACCACTTGGCTTTGCCTCTGGCTCCAGGCAGCCAGTTGTGGTCTGAGGAGGGCTGTAGATCTTCAGGCTCAGGAAGCTACAAGCGCATGTTATCCCCTTCAAACAGTGTCGATTTTAGCCCTGAGTCCAAACAGCAGCAGAAACgagtgaaggaggaagaagaggagagttgTGTAGGAAACGTAATCGCAGAAACATCAACAAAAGAAGAAAAGGTTGAGATTCCAACATGTTTACCTAGGGTGTGTACTCCCATAAGTCCAGAAGGACCTTCATATCCAACCCTTCAGTCCACCACCTCTCACAGCTGGTGTTATCTGAACTACGTCAAGCCAAACCCCTCCACCTCGACTGACCAGCCCTCAGTGTACTCCTCCTGGTCTACCAGCGAGTATGACCCCAACCCTCCAGGCCTCTCCACCAAGACAGCCCTGTCCCTGTTGGACTGCAAGCAGAGGGTCAGCTACACCATCTATACCATGTCTCCCATGTCATCCACCCCTGCAGAGACCACACCAGAGCCTGCCGACATGAAGACGCCATGCCCTMCTGAGGTAAAGAGACTTTACTGGAGGCCTCCTCATAGAATGGCCAGTGTGAAATAGGAAGTACTGTATGTAGTTATTTTACCTTGTCCCATACTGTACTATGTGTTGTAGTCTTTCATGCTATATTTTTTATATGYCCCAATACAGTCTTACGTTTTGGCCTTACTTCTCATTCGAAGCGTGTAGGTcaatattgtaaattgtaatgctACAGTATAATTTAGATAAGTACTGAAACATATAAGTTATGATGAATTCCCCCCSATCCCTGTTTCCTTGGCCTGCTGTTGCTGGAGCAGGGTTGGTGAATTTGCCCTACATGTCTCTCTCGAGTGTAGGTCCATGCCACTCTGCCCGGCGACAGCCACCGTGTTGAGACAACAGAGCAAGAGCAGTCCGCAGAGGACAAGGAGCCAAAGAAAgaacgagaggaggaggaagagaaggaagagaaggaaaaagaAGAGGAGGCCCAGTCAACCAGCAAATGTAGAGAAGCTCCACCTCGTACCTGGATCTGTGAGGGAGGGTGAGTAGTCTATGACTGACTACATTTTAGAGTTGAAATAAGACTCCACAATATTACATKATTTAAAGATGCAAAGCTTCATTGGCTTTATATTCATAAAGACATTAGAAACTATACTCAGCCTTACTAGTGTGTCTCTGTACAGTGCAAACCATGGTACATGTGTACTGTAAGCTACTAGTCACAGACAGTGAGGGTATTTGGTCTCCGTGTCGTTTGTGTAGTGCTGGGAAGTGTTGTCGTTCCCCTCTGCAGGACATGAGGGGCTAAGGGTTGGCTGTCTGACTACACCAACAGAGCCCGTCTGTTGAGTGGCCCTAGCCAGGAAATTACCAACAACTACACAGcttcctctactgtaacctgTAGAGGCTCAGTTACACCCAACACAGTCAATGGTTCTGGCCATTCAGCTGTAGAGGGGAGGAGTGGCTGATTTCATTCTCATTTTAGATGGGGATTGATTGAATGAATGAGAACTTATACATGAACACAGATGCACAGAaaaagtcggaaatttacatacacttaggttggagtcgttaaaacttgtttttcaaccactccacaaatatcttgttagcaaactatcgttttggcaagtRggttagg
This genomic window from Salvelinus sp. IW2-2015 linkage group LG30, ASM291031v2, whole genome shotgun sequence contains:
- the LOC111954812 gene encoding LOW QUALITY PROTEIN: transcription factor HIVEP3-like (The sequence of the model RefSeq protein was modified relative to this genomic sequence to represent the inferred CDS: substituted 1 base at 1 genomic stop codon) produces the protein MNKLDLCGLSQAQREGSQVYLRLLFRFMEALHSHSCLPTGEQSGVHDQPQPGESALPLPDPQPPKSPSSQNHEPQTQQTRSKQGGPQQQQQQQQQHHGQHHKLPNKRGRKRLRHQRQSVDSDTPLSEEGKHAKAEATPTRVXRTXSGGTXATPSXSXTSTQSXEAPXTEENQEGTLKQKRERKPGKPGKYVCSYCGRACAKPSVLQKHIRSHTGERPYPCAPCGFSFKTKSNLYKHRKSHTHRVKAGLASGEPSALEEPVPESEDETRQPLSAASSNMERQGSVANEKTHEDTERSTEQSSGMDNSYAVKKRLAMRLSRGKRGPLGSSDSISSSMGMGSRGSTESGYFSRSESTEQSQDSPPNVTKSAKSYAEIILGKYGRLGHLQRMSRHQDQQPSGSQGQQEKSIPFTVPKKQVIDHITNLITINEAVVDTSKIDSVKPRRFSLSRRSSTESKVSLSLKESPVVHHSTNNPGDPGFKSSGSITMGVPCEKFHHHQSLHVDSTAGQTSTSMAPLLRSLSMPSAASSTDASSGICPRNFRLSQSFDERSETQSRRIGMLRRQPAIELPPGAEFNTEEHSLHSSSDTLYNHNMSVVPPDHKQCQPEPYECETCGVGCKNWEGYKAHKRSLCIARLPQESLGTTICQLDRSQLIHYPINRPGVLAMRKRRKEESFESDEPSSPVSLSIPTLSTLVQGRDEKSVACSRNSWSRLEQDWGETSKGFSVIQHTSSFEKQDTLFTESQGKEEEHIKFPSHEDASQKQQEHSSKPTPRKLVRQRNVQVPEIFITEDSNTNVIESIQTQSEMASLMPKQTKRTEEFQWPQRSLTLSGVPIEKLPPKKKRIRLAEAAQSSGESMSSFDSISLPRSPSQDSCASHASSRSASFEESTRPGDMETLAGIPLRRSRAPNMLTVPGLHHHKREMRRSASEQAPYDPQQQSVLMAMSEMRSKSFDYSSLSPERSAAGWRDRRKCLLMRHTPVRDPEEEEQPAKPAELKLNPSSCIIAKHTALKVNNPSHCSPSPDPVSPSTLSRQSPGPQHLSSAAGSPLSGEPTSCNPVQTLCGEPPSQWKLGQSIQLTGHCFEVLPSQNSVESPDPLQRVAPSPLCSGKPVIISLRPVHTYIHPAQPRPVYPPHPLPTQCPLGIARAHYLPISTGLKLEIPVPTHSHDGHSEFVTHPPQILHPHPNITLSPELLRPSISPAVAVVRLQADTNTLASAIYTTLSQTTTSRSQEPVCSALNSGXRNTPTSEHNSHLVMTLPVSSKRLSETLLPVSQLTLPPGNHLALPLAPGSQLWSEEGCRSSGSGSYKRMLSPSNSVDFSPESKQQQKRVKEEEEESCVGNVIAETSTKEEKVEIPTCLPRVCTPISPEGPSYPTLQSTTSHSWCYLNYVKPNPSTSTDQPSVYSSWSTSEYDPNPPGLSTKTALSLLDCKQRVSYTIYTMSPMSSTPAETTPEPADMKTPCPXEVHATLPGDSHRVETTEQEQSAEDKEPKKEREEEEEKEEKEKEEEAQSTSKCREAPPRTWICEGGYRSSEEYVYVRGRGRGRYVCEECGIRCKKPSMLRKHIRLHTDSRPYVCKHCNFAFKTKGNLTKHMKSKAHGKKCHDGPMTGSSLEEAEEGGSEDCSVWPETGQDEHRYSDVSETEEDDDDNEYDDEDEDGEEESWSPEDPSSTSHLKPPKPPNQNRTTTDQDRTRPSGPSQPSQPQRLNPQEPSLCYPAGSPSKKRALFSRRRHLDCAGHRSPRHCPSPTLXPSPSHXLSSSPAPAQSPSHCLSSSPAPALSPSPSHHLSSSPSHRLSSSPSHCLPSSPAPALSPSPTLSPSPSHRLSSSPSHRLSSSPSHHLSSSPXXXLSSSPSHRLSSSPSHHLSSSPSQHLSSSPSHRLSSPAPALSPSHHLSPAHSLSPRVDLSPLRCPSPRDNLSPVSCLPSHPTLSSLPPSHKLSPAPCHPSPPSSLSLLGCHVSPSLERHPSPLRGLSPVRPKSPSGGSPAPQVTIPAQHRICLPRDPSSNPHRDRPATATSSKARLMKSYSVQEDDELRPPLLSPRTRPSRGGQGGVLSHLPLHSQQLARTANLLIPIGGIHMVQPRTSALYSLVTSPMAAKDTPTPARMDQSMTAQNTPTPSEMDRSRIRRAGLDEVPLSWPSSLKDNQNSLKEAARPSTSMHTSYQDNRVGEGEAGAECRQSTPLPDKAGMAHVHVCTMRPENHGSLSQREETELLFTGTEVAGSSHTTGTRTSTLSKGTTHTERDTDTHFREGSVFPVTTQXQKTPPSFQTKL